One genomic region from Pseudoduganella dura encodes:
- the glmM gene encoding phosphoglucosamine mutase has translation MARRYFGTDGIRGLVGESPITPDFVMRLGYAAGKVLVRTTTAGAARPTVLIGKDTRISGYMLEAALEAGFAAAGVDVMLAGPMPTPAIAYLTRALRLQAGVVISASHNPFQDNGIKFFSEQGTKLPDSVELAIEAQIDQPMACVSSEKLGRAKRLEDAQGRYIEFCKSTFPNELDLRGLKIVVDSAHGAAYNIAPHVFHELGAEVVSIGNKPDGFNINEGHGATAPKAMAAAVLAHDADLGIALDGDADRLIMCDANGRLYNGDELLYVMVMDRLATGEVKGAVGTLMTNMALEVAFKEKGIGFARAKVGDRYVLEVMKENGWILGGEGSGHLLALDKHTTGDGIVSALQVLSALKRSGQTLAQSAGQLELFPQTLINVRVPAGFDWQKNPAMVAEKEAVERELGDSGRVLIRASGTEPLIRVMVEARDANQAQKCARRIADLVEVPQANAA, from the coding sequence ATGGCACGACGATATTTTGGAACCGATGGCATCCGTGGCCTGGTGGGCGAATCTCCGATCACTCCTGATTTCGTGATGCGCCTGGGCTATGCCGCCGGCAAAGTGCTGGTGCGCACGACAACGGCCGGCGCAGCCCGGCCAACCGTCCTGATCGGCAAGGACACCCGCATTTCCGGCTACATGCTCGAGGCGGCGCTGGAAGCCGGCTTCGCGGCGGCTGGCGTGGATGTGATGCTGGCGGGCCCGATGCCCACGCCCGCCATCGCGTACCTCACGCGCGCGCTGCGGCTGCAGGCAGGCGTGGTGATCTCGGCTTCGCACAATCCGTTCCAGGATAACGGCATCAAGTTCTTTTCGGAGCAGGGCACGAAGCTGCCCGATTCCGTGGAGCTCGCCATCGAGGCGCAGATCGACCAGCCGATGGCTTGCGTATCGTCCGAAAAGCTGGGCCGCGCGAAGCGCCTGGAGGATGCGCAGGGCCGCTACATCGAGTTCTGCAAGAGCACGTTCCCGAACGAGCTCGATCTGCGTGGCCTGAAGATCGTGGTGGACAGCGCCCATGGCGCCGCCTACAACATCGCGCCGCACGTGTTCCATGAACTGGGCGCCGAAGTGGTTTCGATCGGCAACAAGCCGGATGGTTTCAACATCAACGAAGGCCATGGCGCCACCGCGCCGAAGGCGATGGCCGCCGCCGTGCTGGCACACGACGCCGACCTGGGCATCGCCCTCGATGGCGATGCCGACCGCCTGATCATGTGCGATGCGAACGGCCGCCTCTACAACGGCGACGAACTGCTGTACGTGATGGTCATGGACCGCCTGGCAACCGGCGAAGTGAAAGGCGCCGTCGGCACGCTGATGACGAACATGGCCCTCGAAGTCGCGTTCAAGGAAAAAGGCATCGGCTTCGCGCGCGCCAAGGTCGGCGACCGTTACGTGCTCGAAGTGATGAAGGAAAATGGCTGGATCCTGGGCGGCGAGGGCAGCGGCCACCTGCTGGCACTGGACAAGCACACCACCGGCGACGGCATCGTCTCGGCACTGCAGGTGCTGTCGGCGTTGAAGCGCAGTGGCCAGACGCTGGCGCAGAGCGCCGGCCAGCTGGAGCTGTTCCCGCAGACGCTGATCAATGTGCGCGTGCCGGCCGGCTTCGACTGGCAAAAGAACCCCGCGATGGTGGCCGAGAAGGAAGCCGTCGAACGCGAGCTGGGCGACAGCGGCCGCGTGCTGATCCGTGCATCGGGCACCGAGCCCCTGATCCGCGTGATGGTCGAGGCCCGCGATGCGAACCAGGCACAAAAGTGCGCCCGCCGCATTGCCGACCTGGTCGAGGTGCCGCAGGCCAACGCGGCCTGA
- a CDS encoding LysR family transcriptional regulator ArgP, producing MDTRHCQAFLAAAETGSFELAAAQLNVTPSAISQRIAALETELGSPLLIRSRPCRTNAAGQRLLVHLRRSRLLEEEFLGQLRDEGGASLVIPIAVNNDTLATWLLPGIANFLLEENIMLDIVLDEQNYTYALLEKGLAVAGVSSESKAMRGCSVQPLGSMRYRMVAAPQFSARWFAGGFDREAARHAPVVVFSRKDALQADFLRMELGLMPGGYPVHYVPASDPFMQAIRIGLGYGMLPTQQCRHFVENGELIDLAPGKHIDVPLYWHTWQVQSPALERLGRAVVATARESLDQT from the coding sequence ATGGATACTCGGCATTGCCAGGCATTTCTTGCAGCCGCCGAGACCGGCAGCTTCGAACTGGCGGCGGCGCAATTGAACGTGACGCCGTCGGCCATCTCACAGCGCATCGCGGCACTGGAAACGGAACTCGGATCGCCGTTGCTGATCCGCAGCCGGCCTTGCCGTACCAACGCGGCGGGCCAGCGCCTGCTCGTGCATCTGCGCCGCAGCCGTTTGCTCGAAGAGGAGTTTCTTGGCCAATTGCGAGACGAGGGCGGGGCGTCCCTGGTGATTCCTATCGCGGTCAATAACGATACGCTGGCCACATGGTTATTACCCGGCATTGCCAATTTTTTGCTCGAAGAAAATATCATGCTCGATATCGTGCTCGACGAACAGAATTACACCTATGCATTATTGGAGAAAGGCCTGGCCGTAGCCGGTGTATCCAGCGAATCGAAAGCCATGCGCGGTTGCAGTGTGCAACCGCTCGGCTCGATGCGATACCGGATGGTTGCTGCACCGCAGTTTTCGGCGCGCTGGTTTGCCGGCGGATTCGATCGCGAAGCTGCCCGGCATGCGCCGGTCGTCGTATTTTCCCGCAAGGATGCCTTGCAGGCCGATTTTCTACGGATGGAATTGGGTTTGATGCCTGGCGGTTATCCCGTGCATTATGTGCCGGCGAGCGATCCGTTCATGCAGGCCATCAGGATCGGTCTCGGCTATGGAATGCTGCCGACCCAGCAATGCCGTCATTTCGTGGAGAACGGCGAATTGATCGATCTGGCTCCAGGGAAACATATCGATGTACCGCTGTACTGGCACACCTGGCAGGTGCAATCGCCTGCGCTGGAACGCCTGGGCCGCGCAGTCGTCGCCACAGCCCGCGAATCCCTGGATCAAACCTGA
- a CDS encoding LysE/ArgO family amino acid transporter, which produces MTVQVFISGLGLGASLIMAIGAQNAHVLRMGVRRSHVALTVAACIVIDMALIAAGVAGAGALIEGSTVLMALARWGGAAFLLWYGLRSWRGAMTASRLDIGGDATAQAVPGAMAALASVLAMSLLNPHVYLDTVVLLGSIGGRYPAAERTAFSAGAMTASVLWFSMLGFGAARFAGVLARPAAWKCIEALTGAVMLALAAGLIVDGVAAL; this is translated from the coding sequence ATGACGGTTCAGGTATTTATCAGTGGGCTGGGGCTTGGTGCCAGCCTGATCATGGCGATCGGTGCCCAGAATGCGCATGTACTGCGCATGGGCGTGCGCCGCAGCCACGTGGCCTTGACGGTGGCGGCCTGTATCGTGATCGACATGGCATTGATCGCCGCGGGCGTCGCCGGCGCCGGGGCGCTGATCGAAGGGTCCACGGTGCTGATGGCACTGGCGCGCTGGGGCGGTGCGGCATTCCTGCTGTGGTATGGCTTGCGCAGCTGGCGGGGTGCGATGACGGCAAGCCGGCTAGACATCGGCGGTGACGCAACGGCGCAGGCGGTGCCAGGCGCCATGGCGGCACTGGCCAGCGTGCTGGCGATGTCGTTGCTGAATCCGCACGTCTACCTGGATACCGTGGTGCTGCTGGGTTCGATCGGCGGGCGCTACCCGGCGGCGGAGCGCACGGCATTTTCGGCCGGTGCGATGACCGCGTCGGTGCTGTGGTTCAGCATGCTGGGCTTCGGCGCGGCCCGCTTTGCCGGCGTGCTGGCGCGCCCGGCCGCATGGAAGTGCATCGAAGCGCTGACGGGCGCCGTGATGCTGGCGCTGGCCGCCGGGCTCATCGTCGATGGCGTGGCGGCACTGTAG
- a CDS encoding zinc ribbon domain-containing protein yields MPEIRFSSNYQDLSQSTGVDAGFQFEFYCERCSDRWRTHYKPYRSGQASGWIQKGASIFGGLLGNASTVVSGMAQAGWHSARDEAFTEAIADAKAHFNRCGNCHDYVCAPCFDMANGLCFNCAPNVQVAITKARAQGEVRSAADRAGTEGESRGTRHDVRQDMQLVCPQCRAETHGAKFCPECGYKMAQQVPCTACSTMLQPGTKFCVECGHRQA; encoded by the coding sequence ATGCCGGAGATTCGCTTTTCCAGCAATTACCAGGACTTGAGCCAGTCGACCGGCGTGGATGCCGGTTTCCAGTTCGAATTCTATTGCGAGCGCTGCAGCGACCGCTGGCGCACGCACTACAAACCCTATCGCAGCGGCCAGGCCTCGGGCTGGATCCAGAAGGGCGCCAGCATTTTCGGCGGCTTGCTGGGCAACGCCAGCACGGTGGTCAGCGGCATGGCCCAGGCCGGCTGGCACAGCGCGCGTGACGAAGCCTTCACCGAAGCGATCGCCGACGCCAAGGCGCACTTCAATCGCTGCGGTAACTGCCACGATTACGTGTGCGCGCCATGCTTCGACATGGCAAACGGGCTGTGCTTCAATTGTGCGCCGAATGTGCAGGTGGCGATCACCAAGGCCCGGGCGCAGGGCGAGGTCCGCAGCGCCGCGGACCGGGCCGGAACCGAAGGGGAAAGCCGGGGCACGCGCCACGACGTGCGGCAGGACATGCAGCTGGTCTGCCCGCAATGCCGGGCCGAAACGCATGGTGCCAAGTTCTGCCCGGAGTGCGGCTACAAGATGGCGCAGCAGGTGCCTTGCACCGCGTGCTCGACGATGCTGCAACCCGGTACCAAGTTCTGTGTCGAGTGCGGCCACCGGCAAGCCTGA
- a CDS encoding ATP-dependent DNA helicase codes for MGNPVTAPETPRYTVAVRALCEFTAKAGDLDLRFTPSPTAQEGVAGHSVVTSRRDDDYEREITLSGMFGPLHVRGRADGYDPKRNQLEEIKTFRGDLDRMPSNHRALHWAQLKVYGHLLCAARGLAGLRLALVYYDIGTQKETHLVEEHDAAALRAGFEAQCASFVTWAEGELAHRAARDEALQALRFPHAEFRPGQRELAEAMFKASARSCALLAQAPTGIGKSVGSLFPLLKAAPAHGLDKIFFLAAKTSGRRMALDAVENIKAGAPLLPLRTLELAARNTACEHPDKSCHGESCPLARGFYDRLPAARAAAVRQPMLDRAGVREVALAHGVCPYYLQSELVRWADVIVGDYNYYFDVSAMLYSLTVMNEWKVGVLADEAHNMVSRARKMYSAELEHTGLRLLRKTAPAALKKALDRVHRQWSALEKDQGDDYHAYDALPEKLVNALQTAASDIGDYMAENPAWFDADVLEFYFAVLHFTRLAESFGDHSVFDVTKANHGTGNGGGTRVNSVLCLRNIVPAPFLQPRFAAARSVALFSATLSPWNYYSDTLGMPANTAWVDVASPFQAAQLTVHIAGHISTRYQHRDRSLAPIATLMGGQYDRMPGNYLAFFSSFDYMDKAADLFQREHPHVTVWRQPRRMDEAARDAFLARFTETGQGIGFAVLGGAFGEGIDLPGARLIGAFIATLGLPQLNPVNERIRERMQAIFGAGYDYTYLYPGLQKVVQAAGRVIRTTTDTGTVHLIDDRFARPDIRALLPAWWHVPR; via the coding sequence ATGGGCAACCCAGTGACGGCACCGGAGACGCCCCGGTACACCGTGGCCGTGCGCGCGCTGTGCGAGTTCACCGCCAAGGCGGGCGACCTCGACCTGCGCTTCACGCCCTCGCCCACCGCGCAGGAAGGCGTTGCCGGCCATAGCGTGGTCACGTCGCGGCGCGACGACGACTACGAGCGCGAGATCACGTTGTCCGGCATGTTCGGCCCGCTGCACGTGCGCGGCCGCGCCGACGGCTACGACCCGAAACGCAACCAGCTGGAGGAGATCAAGACGTTCCGCGGCGACCTGGACCGCATGCCCAGCAACCACCGCGCGCTGCACTGGGCGCAGCTGAAGGTGTACGGCCACCTGCTGTGCGCGGCGCGCGGGCTGGCCGGCCTGCGGCTGGCGCTGGTCTATTACGATATCGGCACGCAGAAGGAAACCCATCTCGTCGAGGAGCACGATGCGGCGGCGCTGCGGGCCGGGTTCGAAGCGCAATGCGCATCGTTCGTCACCTGGGCGGAAGGCGAACTGGCGCACCGCGCCGCGCGCGACGAGGCGTTGCAGGCGCTGCGCTTTCCCCACGCCGAGTTCCGCCCCGGCCAGCGCGAACTTGCCGAAGCCATGTTCAAGGCCAGCGCCCGCTCGTGCGCGCTGCTGGCGCAGGCGCCGACCGGCATCGGCAAGAGCGTGGGCAGCCTGTTCCCGCTGCTGAAGGCGGCGCCCGCGCACGGCCTCGACAAGATTTTCTTCCTGGCCGCGAAAACCTCCGGGCGGCGCATGGCGCTCGATGCGGTGGAAAACATCAAGGCCGGCGCGCCGCTGCTGCCGCTGCGCACATTGGAACTGGCGGCCCGCAACACCGCGTGCGAGCACCCGGACAAATCGTGCCATGGCGAGTCCTGCCCGCTGGCGCGCGGCTTCTACGACCGGCTGCCGGCGGCCCGTGCCGCCGCCGTGCGGCAGCCGATGCTCGATCGCGCCGGCGTGCGGGAAGTCGCGCTGGCGCACGGCGTGTGCCCGTACTACCTGCAAAGCGAGCTGGTTCGGTGGGCCGACGTGATCGTGGGCGACTACAACTATTATTTCGACGTGTCGGCGATGCTGTATTCGCTGACCGTGATGAACGAGTGGAAAGTGGGCGTGCTGGCGGACGAGGCGCACAACATGGTGTCGCGCGCCCGCAAGATGTATTCGGCGGAGCTGGAACACACCGGCCTGCGGCTGCTGCGCAAGACGGCGCCGGCGGCGCTGAAGAAGGCGCTGGACCGGGTGCACCGGCAGTGGTCCGCGCTGGAAAAAGACCAGGGCGACGACTACCACGCCTACGACGCGCTGCCCGAAAAACTCGTCAATGCGCTGCAGACGGCCGCCAGCGACATCGGCGACTACATGGCGGAAAACCCGGCATGGTTCGATGCCGACGTGCTCGAGTTCTATTTCGCCGTGCTGCACTTCACGCGGCTGGCCGAGAGCTTCGGCGACCACTCGGTGTTCGACGTGACGAAAGCGAACCACGGCACCGGCAACGGCGGCGGCACGCGCGTCAATTCCGTGCTGTGCCTGCGCAACATCGTGCCGGCGCCGTTCCTGCAGCCCCGCTTCGCCGCGGCGCGTTCGGTGGCGCTGTTCTCGGCCACGCTGAGCCCATGGAACTACTACAGCGACACGCTGGGCATGCCGGCCAACACGGCGTGGGTCGACGTGGCGTCGCCGTTCCAGGCCGCGCAGCTGACGGTGCACATCGCCGGGCACATCTCCACCCGCTACCAGCACCGCGACCGCTCGCTGGCGCCGATCGCCACGCTGATGGGCGGGCAGTACGACCGCATGCCCGGCAATTACCTCGCCTTCTTCAGCAGCTTCGACTACATGGACAAGGCGGCCGACCTGTTCCAGCGGGAGCACCCGCACGTGACCGTGTGGCGCCAGCCGCGCCGCATGGACGAAGCCGCGCGCGACGCCTTCCTGGCCCGTTTCACCGAGACGGGCCAGGGCATCGGTTTCGCGGTGCTGGGTGGCGCGTTCGGCGAAGGCATCGACCTGCCCGGCGCGCGGCTGATCGGCGCCTTCATCGCCACGCTGGGCCTGCCGCAGCTCAATCCCGTCAACGAGCGGATCCGCGAACGCATGCAGGCCATCTTCGGCGCCGGCTACGACTACACCTACCTGTATCCCGGCCTGCAGAAAGTGGTGCAGGCGGCCGGCCGAGTGATCCGCACCACCACCGACACGGGCACCGTCCACCTGATCGACGACCGCTTCGCGCGGCCCGATATCCGCGCCCTCCTTCCTGCCTGGTGGCACGTGCCGCGCTGA
- a CDS encoding VRR-NUC domain-containing protein — MKPVLENLFYYLDNFHRVLEWIGERYADLLDDEERDFIARFPALPKASRALFVRMVMRKGQLFRASKLVYDEIGCARSAAAPLAEAGWIVIDPPVTLDELFDLLQKPELCLAFALTGTLRSARKEAQREALRAQHDGERPFSAWHGDGGDAPCDEAYRIVAKPLCDRLRLIFFGNYHQDWTEFVLSDLGVFRFETVEISQAARGFRTRRDIEDYLRLHACRERFGNGEHPLDVLPDVPPPGTDNEWLASRRDKLLFQLGQQLEKLREWAGACELYSGCAYPGARARAIRVLEKDEQFGPAWERLQRAMAAPESEAERQHLLRMAPRLARRLGHPRGAAAKAVPPERLDLALPRPDGQWWVEGVVREHLHCDAAPVFYVENALINSLFGLLCWDAVFAAIPGAFFHPFHHGPTDLHSADFHRRRTTQFDACLAQLDDGTYPATIRRNLEAKRGISSPFVFWGALDGNLLDLALHCIPAAHLKQSFLRILQDVKANRTGFPDLIQFWPAERRYNMIEVKGPGDRLQDNQLRWIDYCAQHRMPVTVCYLQWATQ, encoded by the coding sequence ATGAAACCCGTGCTGGAAAACCTCTTTTACTACCTGGATAATTTCCACCGGGTGCTCGAATGGATCGGCGAACGCTACGCCGACCTGCTCGACGACGAGGAGCGCGACTTCATCGCCCGCTTCCCGGCGCTGCCCAAGGCGTCGCGCGCACTGTTCGTGCGGATGGTGATGCGCAAGGGGCAACTGTTCCGTGCCTCCAAGCTCGTCTACGACGAGATCGGCTGTGCGCGCAGCGCCGCCGCGCCCCTGGCGGAGGCCGGCTGGATCGTCATCGACCCGCCCGTGACGCTCGACGAGCTGTTCGACCTGCTGCAAAAGCCCGAGCTGTGCCTGGCGTTCGCGTTGACCGGCACGCTGCGCTCGGCCCGCAAGGAAGCACAGCGCGAAGCATTGCGCGCGCAGCACGACGGCGAACGGCCGTTCTCGGCCTGGCATGGGGACGGGGGCGATGCGCCGTGCGACGAGGCCTACCGCATCGTCGCCAAACCGCTGTGCGACCGGCTGCGGCTGATCTTCTTCGGCAATTACCACCAGGACTGGACGGAATTCGTGCTGTCCGACCTCGGCGTGTTCCGCTTCGAGACCGTGGAGATTTCCCAGGCCGCGCGCGGTTTCCGCACACGCCGCGACATCGAGGATTACCTGCGGCTGCATGCCTGCCGCGAACGCTTCGGCAACGGCGAACATCCGCTCGACGTCTTGCCCGACGTGCCACCGCCGGGCACCGACAACGAATGGCTCGCCAGCCGGCGCGACAAGCTGCTGTTTCAACTGGGCCAGCAGCTGGAAAAATTGCGCGAATGGGCCGGTGCCTGCGAGCTCTACAGCGGGTGCGCCTATCCCGGCGCGCGGGCCCGGGCCATCCGCGTGCTGGAAAAGGACGAACAGTTCGGCCCCGCCTGGGAGCGCCTGCAGCGGGCGATGGCGGCGCCGGAAAGCGAGGCTGAGCGGCAGCACCTGCTGCGCATGGCGCCGCGGCTGGCGCGCCGCCTGGGCCACCCGCGCGGCGCGGCGGCCAAGGCGGTGCCGCCCGAGCGGCTCGACCTTGCCCTGCCTCGCCCGGACGGCCAGTGGTGGGTCGAAGGCGTGGTGCGCGAGCACCTGCATTGCGACGCCGCGCCCGTGTTCTATGTCGAGAACGCGTTGATCAATTCACTGTTCGGCCTGCTGTGCTGGGACGCCGTGTTCGCCGCCATTCCCGGCGCGTTCTTCCACCCGTTCCACCATGGCCCGACCGACCTGCACAGCGCCGATTTCCACCGCCGCCGCACCACCCAGTTCGATGCCTGCCTGGCGCAACTCGACGACGGCACGTATCCGGCCACGATCCGGCGCAACCTCGAAGCCAAGCGCGGCATCTCGTCGCCGTTCGTGTTCTGGGGCGCGCTCGATGGCAACCTGCTCGACCTGGCACTGCACTGCATCCCGGCCGCGCACCTGAAGCAGTCGTTCCTGCGCATCCTGCAGGACGTGAAGGCCAACCGCACCGGCTTTCCGGACCTGATCCAGTTCTGGCCGGCCGAGCGGCGCTACAACATGATCGAAGTGAAGGGCCCCGGCGACCGCCTGCAGGACAACCAGCTGCGCTGGATCGACTACTGCGCGCAGCACCGGATGCCCGTGACGGTGTGCTACCTGCAATGGGCAACCCAGTGA
- a CDS encoding type II asparaginase, translated as MSRPKTAPYRQFFAALATLLFVVTSAHAQTRPNVRILATGGTIAGTGASSTTTVGYTAATVGVQQLIAAVPELAKVANVKGEQVFQIASESMTNEHWLTLGKRVNALLAQPDVDGIVITHGTDTLEETAYFLDLVVKSRKPVVLVGAMRPSTALSADGPLNLYNAVLVAGNADAAGKGVLVSLNDQIHSARDVTKTNTSTPDSFKTPELGLIGYIQGGKAFFYRASTRKHTFDTEFDIANLNTLPQVDIVYGYANMNTVALDAFVAAGAKGIIHAGVGDGSLAARVKPALIAARKKGAIIVRASRVGQGILARNGEANDDELDFVAADTLSPQKARILLMLALTKTTNTAEIQRMFYTY; from the coding sequence ATGTCGAGACCAAAGACCGCACCATACCGGCAATTCTTCGCCGCGCTGGCCACGCTGCTGTTCGTCGTTACCAGCGCGCATGCGCAGACACGGCCGAACGTGAGGATCCTGGCAACCGGCGGCACGATTGCCGGCACCGGTGCCAGCAGCACCACGACTGTCGGCTATACCGCCGCCACGGTCGGCGTGCAGCAACTGATCGCCGCGGTACCGGAACTGGCCAAGGTCGCCAACGTCAAGGGCGAGCAGGTATTCCAGATCGCCAGCGAAAGCATGACCAACGAACATTGGCTCACACTGGGCAAGCGCGTCAATGCGCTGCTCGCCCAACCGGACGTGGACGGCATCGTCATCACGCATGGTACCGACACGCTGGAAGAAACCGCCTATTTTCTCGACCTGGTCGTGAAAAGCCGCAAGCCGGTCGTGCTGGTCGGCGCGATGCGCCCGTCAACCGCGTTATCGGCCGACGGACCGCTGAACCTGTATAACGCCGTCCTGGTCGCGGGCAATGCCGATGCGGCCGGCAAAGGCGTGCTGGTGTCGTTGAACGACCAGATTCATTCGGCGCGCGATGTTACCAAGACCAATACGTCGACACCCGACAGTTTCAAGACGCCGGAACTCGGTCTCATCGGTTATATCCAGGGCGGCAAGGCATTCTTTTATCGTGCCTCCACCCGCAAGCACACATTCGACACCGAGTTCGATATTGCCAATCTCAATACCTTGCCCCAGGTCGATATCGTCTACGGCTATGCCAACATGAATACCGTGGCACTCGATGCATTCGTTGCCGCCGGCGCCAAAGGCATTATCCATGCGGGCGTTGGCGATGGCAGCCTGGCTGCCCGCGTAAAACCGGCATTGATTGCGGCGCGCAAGAAAGGCGCGATCATCGTGCGTGCCAGCCGTGTCGGCCAGGGAATCCTGGCCCGCAATGGCGAAGCAAACGACGATGAACTCGATTTTGTCGCGGCTGATACGCTAAGCCCGCAAAAGGCACGCATCCTGCTCATGCTGGCACTGACGAAAACCACCAATACCGCTGAAATCCAGCGGATGTTTTATACGTATTGA
- a CDS encoding phasin family protein, translated as MFQNPEQFAQATKALFEFQLETFNTLTSKAVQGLEQVVQLNIDTARSGVEKSLATGREMSQTSDPKAAMAAASARMQNLTNVAEYNHQLGQILTEIHSEFTNAAEAHLAEARTNLSALIYDVTKNVRPGSENAVEIVKTAIDNAFKGYEEVTKATRQAVGAFEQQLAKAATLAEQQGKQTQH; from the coding sequence ATGTTTCAGAATCCCGAGCAGTTCGCCCAAGCGACGAAAGCCCTGTTCGAGTTCCAGCTCGAAACCTTCAATACGCTGACCAGCAAGGCCGTGCAAGGCCTCGAGCAGGTTGTGCAGCTCAATATCGATACGGCCAGGAGCGGCGTCGAGAAAAGCCTGGCCACCGGCAGGGAAATGAGCCAGACCTCCGATCCGAAAGCGGCCATGGCGGCCGCCAGCGCCCGGATGCAGAACCTGACCAATGTCGCCGAATACAACCACCAGCTCGGCCAGATCCTCACTGAAATTCATTCCGAGTTCACCAATGCCGCCGAAGCCCACCTGGCCGAAGCGCGCACCAACCTCTCCGCGCTGATCTACGACGTGACGAAGAACGTGCGGCCCGGCTCGGAAAACGCGGTGGAAATCGTCAAGACAGCCATCGACAATGCGTTCAAGGGCTACGAGGAAGTCACCAAGGCCACGCGCCAGGCGGTGGGCGCGTTCGAGCAGCAACTGGCCAAGGCGGCAACGCTCGCCGAACAACAGGGCAAGCAGACCCAGCATTGA
- a CDS encoding FxDxF family PEP-CTERM protein, with translation MKKALFSKVAGSLLLSAGLFASGAASAQSTLTFNADGNASFTAEHAWSDDVNIDTYLFDVDTTSWASGTAVVGRTTINGARLANYAITDIQFFWEADDGNRTDLETVFTTDGGIEFYPVEALSAGSYGFTVTGNTLTANTGGIYTGTLNLAPVPEPTIYAMLAVGIGLLAFTARRKTDNKLG, from the coding sequence ATGAAGAAAGCTTTGTTCAGCAAAGTGGCAGGGTCACTCCTGCTGTCCGCAGGTCTGTTTGCCTCTGGCGCTGCGTCCGCTCAATCCACCCTCACCTTCAACGCCGACGGCAATGCCAGCTTCACAGCCGAGCATGCATGGTCGGACGACGTCAACATCGACACTTACCTATTCGATGTCGACACGACCTCCTGGGCATCCGGTACCGCCGTGGTCGGCCGCACGACGATCAACGGCGCCCGGCTGGCGAACTACGCGATCACCGACATCCAGTTCTTCTGGGAGGCCGACGACGGCAACCGTACCGACCTGGAAACCGTCTTTACCACCGATGGCGGCATCGAATTCTATCCAGTCGAGGCCCTGTCGGCCGGCTCCTATGGCTTCACCGTAACGGGCAACACGCTGACCGCCAATACCGGTGGCATCTACACGGGCACGCTGAACCTGGCCCCGGTACCGGAACCGACAATCTATGCGATGCTGGCGGTGGGGATCGGCCTGCTGGCCTTCACGGCACGCCGCAAGACCGACAACAAACTGGGCTGA
- a CDS encoding LysR family transcriptional regulator: MDINSDDLHTFVTVVDSGSLSAAAVHLGQTTSGVSRALARLEDKLQTSLLTRTTRRMELTEEGQLFLDRARRILASIEEVEECIRIRRQQPAGRLSVDAASPFMLHCVVPHVAEFRALYPEIRLELTSNDRIADLIEHRTDIAIRIGTLNDSTLHARPLTSSPLHVLASPAYLARHDTPAKPEDLARHALLGFVQYEQGNVWPLRHGAGDSLAIAPALAASSGETLRQLALAGEGVVCLADFMTAGDIATGRLVPVLAAFNNGHRQQIHAVYYRNTQLAQRISCFLEFLQRKL; this comes from the coding sequence ATGGACATCAATTCCGACGATCTGCACACTTTCGTGACCGTGGTCGACAGCGGCTCGCTGAGTGCCGCGGCGGTACACCTGGGCCAGACCACGTCCGGGGTCAGCCGTGCACTCGCGCGGCTGGAGGACAAGCTGCAGACCTCGCTGCTCACGCGCACCACGCGCCGCATGGAGCTTACCGAGGAAGGCCAGCTGTTCCTGGACCGGGCACGCCGCATTCTGGCGTCGATCGAAGAAGTCGAGGAATGCATCCGCATCCGCCGCCAGCAGCCGGCGGGCAGGTTGTCCGTCGATGCCGCGTCGCCGTTCATGCTTCATTGTGTCGTGCCGCACGTGGCCGAATTCCGCGCGCTGTATCCTGAAATCCGCCTGGAGCTCACCTCGAACGACCGGATTGCCGACCTGATCGAGCACCGCACCGACATCGCGATCCGTATCGGCACGCTGAACGATTCCACGTTGCACGCACGACCATTGACATCGAGCCCGCTGCACGTGCTCGCCAGCCCCGCCTACCTGGCGCGCCACGACACGCCGGCAAAACCCGAAGACCTGGCACGCCATGCGCTGCTCGGATTCGTGCAATACGAGCAGGGCAATGTCTGGCCTTTGCGGCACGGCGCCGGCGACAGCCTGGCGATCGCGCCGGCACTCGCCGCGTCGTCCGGTGAAACGCTGCGCCAGCTGGCGCTGGCCGGTGAAGGCGTCGTGTGCCTGGCCGATTTCATGACTGCCGGCGATATCGCCACCGGCCGCCTGGTACCGGTGCTGGCAGCGTTCAACAACGGCCACCGCCAGCAGATCCATGCCGTCTATTACCGCAACACGCAGCTGGCCCAGCGCATCAGCTGCTTCCTCGAATTCCTGCAGCGGAAGCTGTAG